The following coding sequences lie in one Flavobacteriales bacterium genomic window:
- a CDS encoding class I SAM-dependent methyltransferase has translation MSSERQEINKVSPWWGEHLHRYEEILKSFSGTETILDIACGSGFGTHLLATKTEGKVYGGDLSSDAINLCQKTWRKNNLSFQIMDGTNLCFEDDYFDIVVSFETIEHTTEFNKMINEFKRVLKPNGIIYLSTPNIIINSPSGIVTNPYHTQEWNYEEFIEILNFHFNSFDLYGQKYNRYAENKNIGYYIEKLLYKKGVRKLPIKFQDYIMNVFGQPSIYPKSSEFILVNNSDEIRKCKTFFAVCR, from the coding sequence ATGTCATCCGAAAGACAAGAAATAAACAAAGTTAGTCCATGGTGGGGTGAACACCTTCATCGTTATGAAGAAATACTTAAATCTTTTTCAGGTACAGAAACTATTCTTGATATTGCGTGTGGTTCTGGTTTTGGAACACATTTATTAGCAACTAAAACTGAAGGAAAAGTTTATGGCGGAGATTTGTCTTCTGATGCAATTAATTTATGTCAAAAAACATGGAGAAAAAATAACCTCTCGTTCCAAATAATGGATGGAACAAATCTTTGTTTTGAGGATGATTATTTTGATATTGTTGTTTCTTTTGAAACCATAGAGCATACTACGGAGTTTAATAAGATGATTAATGAATTTAAACGCGTTTTAAAACCTAATGGGATTATTTATTTATCTACACCTAATATAATAATTAATAGCCCTTCAGGAATTGTTACAAACCCATACCATACTCAAGAGTGGAATTATGAAGAATTTATAGAGATTCTCAATTTCCATTTTAATAGTTTTGACTTATATGGGCAGAAATATAATCGATATGCTGAAAATAAAAATATAGGATATTATATTGAGAAACTATTATATAAAAAAGGGGTAAGAAAATTACCTATAAAATTCCAAGATTATATAATGAATGTGTTTGGTCAACCATCAATCTATCCAAAGTCTTCCGAATTTATTTTGGTTAATAATAGCGATGAAATACGTAAATGTAAAACCTTTTTTGCTGTATGTCGTTAG
- the asnB gene encoding asparagine synthase (glutamine-hydrolyzing), which yields MCGIVGIYSIEQVFSEEKIKLMTSTLIHRGPDAGGVYVEGNIALGHRRLSILDLSNNANQPMVSHNGRYVMVYNGEVYNYRDIAAELKQIHQIDFKTSSDSEVILEAFSHYGMSFVEKLNGMFAIAIYDKQLQELFLIRDRIGIKPLYYFKQGNDVMFASEIKAIKAVNTQLKINPQAIQLFLYLGFIPAPISIYENLYKLESGHYLKITKGRVEKIKYWSTIDAVSDKIITNEKEALVKISDLLSSSIQYQLKSDVPFGIFLSGGIDSSLITAQASSISSVPINTFSIGFKENRYNESIYAKKVANYFKTNHTEFIVSQQETLEQIDELINVYDEPFADSSAFPTLLVSKLAKSNVTVCLSGEGGDELFLGYGSYKWAQRLNNPLVQTFRKPISLFLSSSNTKYKRHSNYFNYANKKLIPSHILSQEQDYFSILELNNLMSDDINQKAKDGVNFLYDFNEKMDILDRKLNPMERQAFFDLNYYLQEDLLTKVDRASMYYSLETRVPYLDHRLIELALNISPNLKYKHGESKYLLKEILYQYIPKSYFDRPKQGFAIPLSIWLKNDWKFLIDKYLDDKIIMKHNVVKVEYCNDLVNRYLKGENSLYNRIWLLIVLHKFLEKQ from the coding sequence ATGTGTGGTATAGTAGGTATATATTCTATAGAACAAGTTTTTTCTGAAGAAAAAATAAAGTTAATGACATCAACCTTAATACATAGAGGTCCTGATGCGGGCGGTGTTTATGTTGAGGGTAATATTGCATTAGGACATCGGCGATTGAGTATTTTAGATTTATCGAACAATGCGAATCAACCTATGGTTTCGCATAATGGACGATATGTAATGGTTTATAACGGCGAAGTTTATAATTATAGAGATATAGCTGCCGAATTAAAACAAATTCATCAGATTGATTTTAAAACATCATCAGATTCAGAAGTTATCTTAGAAGCATTTTCTCATTATGGGATGTCTTTTGTTGAAAAATTGAACGGTATGTTTGCTATTGCTATTTATGACAAACAATTACAGGAGCTATTTTTAATTAGAGATAGAATTGGAATAAAACCTTTGTATTATTTCAAACAAGGTAATGATGTAATGTTTGCATCCGAAATAAAAGCCATAAAAGCCGTAAACACACAATTAAAAATTAATCCTCAAGCAATTCAATTATTTCTATATTTAGGTTTTATACCAGCACCTATAAGTATTTATGAAAACTTATATAAATTAGAGTCTGGTCATTACCTTAAAATAACTAAAGGGCGTGTTGAAAAAATAAAATATTGGTCTACTATAGATGCAGTCTCTGATAAAATCATAACCAATGAAAAAGAAGCACTTGTTAAGATTTCAGATTTACTATCAAGTTCAATTCAATATCAATTAAAAAGCGATGTTCCTTTTGGGATTTTTTTATCAGGAGGTATTGATTCCAGTTTAATTACGGCTCAAGCATCATCTATTTCTAGTGTGCCTATTAATACGTTTTCTATTGGATTTAAAGAAAATAGATATAATGAATCTATCTATGCAAAAAAAGTGGCTAATTATTTTAAAACTAACCATACCGAATTTATTGTATCTCAACAAGAAACTTTGGAACAAATAGATGAATTAATAAATGTTTATGATGAGCCTTTTGCTGATTCATCAGCTTTTCCAACTCTTTTGGTTTCCAAATTAGCTAAGAGTAATGTTACGGTATGTTTATCTGGAGAGGGAGGTGATGAATTGTTTTTGGGTTATGGGTCTTATAAATGGGCACAACGATTAAATAACCCTTTAGTACAGACTTTTAGGAAGCCTATTTCATTATTTTTATCTAGCTCAAATACCAAATATAAACGACATTCAAATTATTTTAATTATGCAAATAAGAAATTAATTCCAAGTCATATTCTTTCCCAGGAACAAGACTATTTTTCAATTTTGGAACTAAATAATCTAATGTCAGATGATATTAACCAAAAAGCGAAGGATGGAGTTAATTTTTTGTATGATTTTAACGAAAAGATGGATATTTTAGATAGAAAATTAAATCCAATGGAACGGCAGGCATTTTTTGATTTAAATTATTATTTACAAGAAGATTTGTTAACAAAAGTTGATAGAGCAAGTATGTACTACTCTCTAGAGACTAGAGTGCCATATTTAGATCATCGGTTAATTGAGTTGGCTTTAAACATTTCTCCAAATTTAAAATATAAACATGGAGAAAGTAAATATCTTTTGAAAGAAATTTTGTATCAGTACATACCAAAATCGTATTTTGATAGACCAAAACAAGGGTTTGCAATACCATTATCGATTTGGTTAAAAAATGACTGGAAGTTCCTTATTGACAAATACTTGGATGATAAGATTATTATGAAACATAATGTTGTAAAAGTTGAATATTGTAACGATTTAGTAAATAGATATTTGAAAGGAGAAAATTCATTGTACAATCGAATATGGTTATTGATTGTTTTGCATAAGTTTTTAGAAAAACAATGA
- a CDS encoding glycosyltransferase family 4 protein — MSIKVVQIIANTNKSLAFEIVAKGFKENNIDVTYFLLQKEESEFSKFLELIGIKFYIIPIDGKINISKSFFKIFYLLVRIRPKIVHTHLREANLIGLTISSFLFIPNRIYTRHHSTSNIEYHPDAVKWDRYTNYLSTHIVSISQNVTNVLTERENVSLRKITLIPHGFNIDKFKHTNEQKTNSLKVKYNIKGDSYPIIGVISRYIHLKGLQHIIPAFSELKKIYPKAYLVLANAIGSDSNEIKNMLADNLKQEDYLEIAFESDLYHLYGVFDFFVHTPINNEVEAFGQTYVEALAAGVPSVFTLSGIANDIIINENNALVVAHKSSTEIFNALQRLIKDDSLRNKIIENGEKTVQCFSGELYVENHLNLYKKLCHPKDKK; from the coding sequence ATAAATCTCTTGCATTTGAAATAGTAGCAAAAGGATTTAAAGAAAATAATATTGATGTAACTTACTTTTTGCTTCAAAAAGAAGAGTCAGAATTTTCTAAGTTTTTAGAGTTGATTGGTATAAAATTTTATATAATTCCAATTGATGGAAAAATAAATATTTCGAAGTCTTTCTTTAAAATATTTTACTTGTTAGTTCGGATAAGACCAAAGATTGTACATACTCATTTAAGAGAGGCGAATTTGATTGGACTAACCATTTCAAGCTTTTTATTTATACCAAATAGAATATATACTAGACATCATTCCACTTCAAATATAGAGTACCATCCAGATGCAGTAAAATGGGATAGATATACTAACTATTTATCCACACATATTGTTTCTATTTCTCAAAATGTTACAAATGTTTTAACTGAAAGGGAAAATGTTTCATTAAGAAAAATAACATTAATTCCACATGGGTTTAATATCGACAAGTTTAAACATACAAATGAACAAAAAACAAATAGCTTAAAAGTTAAGTACAATATAAAAGGAGATTCATATCCAATAATTGGGGTTATTTCTAGATACATACACTTAAAAGGGCTGCAACATATAATTCCTGCCTTTTCAGAGCTTAAAAAGATTTACCCTAAAGCATACCTGGTTTTAGCAAATGCAATAGGTAGTGATTCTAATGAAATAAAAAACATGTTAGCTGATAATTTGAAACAAGAAGATTATTTGGAAATTGCTTTTGAAAGTGATCTTTATCATCTGTATGGAGTATTTGATTTTTTCGTGCACACACCTATTAATAATGAAGTTGAAGCATTTGGCCAGACATACGTAGAAGCTTTGGCCGCTGGCGTTCCATCTGTTTTTACGCTTTCAGGAATTGCAAATGACATTATAATTAATGAGAATAATGCTTTAGTTGTAGCTCATAAGTCATCAACTGAGATTTTTAACGCTTTACAAAGATTAATAAAAGATGATTCTTTAAGAAATAAGATAATAGAAAACGGTGAAAAAACAGTTCAATGTTTTTCTGGTGAATTATATGTTGAGAATCATTTAAATTTGTATAAAAAATTATGTCATCCGAAAGACAAGAAATAA
- a CDS encoding glycosyltransferase, with protein sequence MNKKQVLYISYDGMTDPLGQSQVLPYLVGLSKEGFQFTLVSCEKKERYSKNKSIIEDICFQYNIDWKPIFYTKTPPVFSTVWDIIKLNKRAKKLHQKKQFQLIHCRSYIPSLIGLAFKQKYGVKFIFDMRGFWADERVDGGIWNLKNPLFKQVYKYFKKKEKEYLTHADKIISLTDNGKKEMLNWDIPNLYAEKITVIPCAADYNLFELVTSDKKEKAKYNLNLNNDEFVLSYIGSLGTWYLVDEMLLFFSILKSKYQDAKFLIITPDDKKTIFDLGSKYKLEPEDFRIQFVQRNQLPMVAYASNVSIFFIKPSYSKKASSPTKMGELLAMGIPIICNNNVGDVEEIINTTGGGFCITEMNEANFTKIVDSLEQFADFIGSHVREKSRDYYDLQKGLNLYISVYKELF encoded by the coding sequence ATGAATAAAAAACAGGTATTATATATTTCGTATGATGGAATGACTGACCCACTTGGGCAAAGCCAAGTATTACCTTATTTGGTTGGTTTATCAAAAGAAGGTTTTCAATTTACGCTTGTTTCATGCGAAAAAAAAGAGCGTTACAGTAAAAATAAATCTATTATTGAAGATATTTGTTTTCAATATAATATTGATTGGAAGCCCATTTTTTACACTAAAACACCTCCTGTTTTTTCTACCGTTTGGGATATAATTAAACTCAATAAAAGAGCAAAAAAACTTCATCAAAAAAAACAGTTTCAACTTATACATTGTCGCAGTTATATACCCTCATTAATCGGATTAGCTTTTAAACAAAAGTATGGTGTTAAATTTATTTTTGATATGCGTGGGTTTTGGGCTGATGAGCGTGTAGATGGTGGGATATGGAATCTTAAAAATCCTCTTTTTAAACAGGTTTATAAGTATTTTAAAAAGAAAGAAAAAGAATATTTAACACATGCTGATAAAATCATTTCTTTAACCGATAATGGGAAAAAAGAAATGTTGAATTGGGATATACCAAACTTGTATGCTGAAAAAATAACAGTAATACCTTGTGCAGCAGATTACAACCTCTTTGAATTAGTAACATCTGATAAAAAAGAAAAGGCTAAATACAATTTAAACTTAAATAATGATGAGTTTGTGCTTTCTTATATAGGTTCTTTAGGAACTTGGTATTTGGTTGATGAGATGTTGTTGTTTTTCTCGATTTTGAAATCAAAATATCAAGATGCAAAATTTCTAATTATTACTCCTGACGATAAGAAAACTATTTTTGACTTAGGAAGCAAATACAAGCTAGAACCCGAAGATTTTAGAATTCAATTTGTACAAAGAAATCAGTTGCCAATGGTCGCTTATGCATCTAATGTAAGTATTTTTTTTATAAAACCTTCATATTCTAAAAAAGCAAGTTCACCTACAAAAATGGGCGAATTATTGGCTATGGGGATACCAATTATTTGTAATAATAATGTTGGAGATGTGGAAGAAATTATCAATACTACAGGAGGAGGATTTTGTATTACAGAAATGAATGAAGCCAATTTCACAAAGATTGTTGATTCTTTAGAGCAATTTGCTGATTTTATTGGGTCACATGTAAGGGAAAAATCAAGAGATTACTATGATTTACAAAAGGGATTAAATTTGTATATTTCTGTTTATAAAGAATTATTTTAA
- the rffA gene encoding dTDP-4-amino-4,6-dideoxygalactose transaminase produces the protein MKIPFNIPYISGNEVTYINEVIQEKVFSSPGKFSRMCEEELSKLTGCKEIRLTTSCTSALELSALAIGLKPEDEVIIPSYTFVSSANAFALRGANLVFVDINPKTMCLDETLLEKALTKKTKAVVLVHYAGLAENIEKIVEFCKKNNLFLIEDAAQSIDSYCQNKHLGTFGDVGCLSFHDTKNIHCGEGGAILINNSKLVEKIDIILEKGTDRKKFLEGKISTYSWKSLGSSYGLSEINAAFLYGQLQSLKSVTNTRKELYSLYQKGLQPLKEKGLIDFPEPTNNHNAHIFFIKVKNIDVRDKLISNLSQSGVSAYFHYSPLHLSDMGIKYKFISSGNDFSKIESERVVRLPLFYGLEKNNVELVCNRIKSFFEVI, from the coding sequence TTGAAAATTCCTTTTAACATACCTTATATTTCTGGAAACGAAGTTACTTACATCAATGAAGTAATCCAAGAAAAAGTATTTTCATCACCCGGAAAATTCTCGAGGATGTGCGAAGAAGAATTATCTAAACTAACTGGATGTAAAGAAATTCGATTAACAACAAGCTGTACTTCTGCTCTTGAATTATCAGCTTTAGCTATTGGATTGAAACCAGAAGACGAAGTTATAATACCGTCATATACTTTTGTTTCTTCAGCAAATGCATTTGCGTTGAGAGGAGCTAATTTAGTTTTTGTAGATATCAATCCGAAAACAATGTGTTTGGACGAGACTTTACTGGAAAAAGCACTTACCAAAAAGACTAAAGCTGTGGTGTTAGTTCATTATGCTGGACTAGCAGAAAATATTGAAAAAATCGTTGAATTTTGTAAAAAAAACAATCTCTTTTTAATTGAAGATGCAGCACAAAGCATTGATTCTTATTGCCAAAATAAACACTTGGGAACATTTGGTGATGTAGGATGCTTAAGTTTTCACGATACTAAAAACATACATTGCGGAGAAGGTGGTGCTATCCTGATAAATAATAGCAAATTGGTTGAAAAAATTGACATTATTTTGGAGAAAGGAACCGATAGGAAAAAATTTCTTGAAGGTAAAATTTCTACATACAGCTGGAAAAGTTTAGGTTCAAGTTATGGTTTGAGCGAAATTAATGCTGCATTTTTGTATGGTCAACTACAAAGTTTGAAATCAGTAACCAACACTCGAAAAGAGCTATACAGTTTATATCAAAAAGGTTTACAACCGTTAAAAGAAAAAGGATTGATTGATTTTCCTGAACCTACCAACAACCATAATGCTCACATTTTTTTTATTAAAGTAAAAAATATAGATGTTAGGGATAAATTGATTTCTAACTTAAGCCAGTCTGGTGTTAGTGCTTATTTCCATTATTCTCCTTTACATTTGAGTGATATGGGTATTAAATATAAGTTTATTTCTTCAGGTAATGATTTTAGTAAAATAGAAAGTGAGAGAGTTGTGAGGTTACCTTTGTTTTATGGATTAGAAAAAAATAATGTTGAGTTGGTTTGTAATCGTATAAAATCATTTTTTGAAGTTATATGA
- a CDS encoding glycosyltransferase family 2 protein, translated as MSLAKDVLVSIIIPCYNTELYIKDTIDSIINQSVENIEIIVVNDGSTDKSVQIIESIEDSRIKIINQKNKGVSVARNNGFNVSKGDFVIFFDADDIMSDGFIEKRIQILKSNLDLDFVCSKIIMFKNFGEFISEDLEGPVINIEEKILMFQKNIHTCPSNYMYRKKSLKKYNLLYNPVLSSPADRFFLLEVAKARLRGVLLDNGGELFYRINDKSMSHHLTENLVMNTELYYSELIRCNIIPSKLRSKTLAKGYYIISGSNFKIKRIDKALKFAFLSFFYSPSVFIRNLF; from the coding sequence ATGTCGTTAGCTAAAGATGTTCTAGTTTCTATAATAATACCTTGTTATAATACAGAACTTTATATTAAGGATACTATAGATTCAATTATAAATCAATCAGTTGAAAATATTGAAATTATAGTTGTTAATGATGGTTCTACTGATAAATCAGTTCAAATTATTGAAAGTATTGAAGATTCTAGAATTAAAATAATTAACCAGAAAAATAAAGGTGTATCGGTTGCTAGAAATAATGGTTTTAATGTTTCAAAAGGTGATTTTGTTATTTTTTTTGATGCTGATGATATTATGTCAGATGGATTTATTGAAAAGAGAATCCAAATATTAAAGAGTAATTTAGATTTAGATTTTGTTTGTTCAAAAATTATCATGTTCAAGAACTTCGGTGAATTTATATCAGAAGATTTAGAAGGACCTGTAATAAATATAGAGGAGAAGATATTGATGTTTCAGAAAAATATTCATACATGCCCTTCAAACTATATGTATAGAAAAAAATCGTTGAAAAAATATAATTTGTTGTACAACCCTGTTTTATCAAGTCCAGCGGATAGATTTTTTCTTTTAGAGGTGGCAAAAGCTAGATTAAGAGGTGTATTGTTAGATAATGGAGGAGAGTTATTCTATCGTATAAATGATAAAAGTATGTCTCACCATCTTACAGAAAATTTAGTGATGAATACTGAATTGTATTATTCCGAATTAATTAGGTGTAATATTATACCCTCTAAACTAAGGAGTAAAACTTTAGCAAAAGGTTATTACATTATTAGTGGTTCTAATTTTAAAATAAAAAGAATAGATAAAGCTTTAAAGTTTGCATTTTTGTCTTTTTTTTATTCCCCATCCGTTTTTATTAGAAATTTATTTTAA
- a CDS encoding class I SAM-dependent methyltransferase, with amino-acid sequence MNFLPYNRFPTKEIKLVNDKSIASFLIDNDSNFDEETVKSFGDEWLKFNLFSEEEIKLAGNQYFDLVGEDILNKETIVLDLGCGSGRWTKFISKKVKIVEAIDPSDAIISAANLNKNEENVRITQASVSNIPFEDESFDFVICLGVLHHIPNTSQALIDVVKKIKTGGSILLYLYYNLDNRGMLYKYLFKISTVFRLMISKLPHGLKKLTCDIVAVVVYLPLVLITRSLINLFGTKSWIKKIPLSYYSDKSFNIIRNDALDRFGTPLEQRFSKIQIEQMMLKSGLTKIVFSDNEPYWHVLGTK; translated from the coding sequence ATGAACTTTTTACCTTATAATAGATTTCCAACAAAAGAGATAAAACTTGTAAATGATAAATCTATAGCTTCTTTTTTAATTGATAATGATTCAAATTTTGATGAAGAAACGGTTAAATCATTTGGAGATGAATGGTTAAAGTTTAATTTATTTTCAGAAGAAGAAATTAAACTTGCAGGTAATCAGTATTTTGATTTAGTTGGGGAAGATATTTTAAATAAGGAAACTATTGTCCTTGATTTGGGGTGCGGAAGTGGTAGGTGGACAAAGTTTATATCGAAAAAGGTAAAGATAGTTGAAGCAATTGATCCTAGTGATGCTATTATTTCTGCAGCTAATTTAAATAAAAATGAAGAAAATGTTAGAATTACCCAAGCAAGTGTAAGTAATATTCCATTTGAAGATGAAAGTTTTGATTTTGTTATATGTTTGGGAGTTTTACATCATATTCCTAATACATCTCAAGCACTTATTGATGTTGTAAAAAAAATTAAAACTGGGGGATCTATATTGCTTTATTTATATTACAACCTTGATAATAGGGGTATGTTGTATAAATACTTATTCAAAATTTCAACAGTTTTTAGATTAATGATTAGTAAATTACCTCATGGATTAAAGAAATTGACATGTGATATAGTGGCTGTAGTTGTTTATTTACCTTTGGTTTTAATCACAAGAAGTTTAATTAATTTATTTGGGACAAAAAGTTGGATTAAAAAAATTCCATTGTCATATTATTCAGATAAATCATTTAACATCATTCGAAATGATGCTTTAGATCGATTTGGAACACCATTAGAACAACGATTTAGTAAAATTCAAATAGAACAAATGATGTTGAAATCAGGATTAACAAAAATTGTTTTCTCTGATAACGAACCGTATTGGCATGTTTTGGGTACAAAATAA
- a CDS encoding glycosyltransferase codes for MFWVQNNMCKKILIVTHHRKDRSPGQRFRFEQYLDFISANNIQFEWDILLSKEDDLIFYSNRNISKIVLIIKLFFKRLKTVRKAKNYDAIFIFRETFVVGGAFFERWIHKRNPNIIFDFDDAIWLKNVSNQNKKFEWLKKPEKTNDIIKISKVIITGNSYLSQYTRKINPKVVVIPTTIDTSYHFVRNNNCKDVVTIGWTGSSTTLPYFEEILPELEKLKLEFGDRINFQVIVDINKYYSSINTQTTPWSIEKEIEDLSKIDIGLMPLPDTEWAKGKCGFKALQYMSLEIPAIVSAVGVNKEIINDNENGFLIYNNEWIDKIKILLNNPEIRVNIGRRARKTIEQEYSVESNKLKYLKIFKDI; via the coding sequence ATGTTTTGGGTACAAAATAATATGTGTAAAAAAATTTTAATTGTAACACACCATCGTAAAGATAGATCTCCTGGTCAAAGATTTAGATTTGAACAATATCTAGATTTTATTTCGGCTAATAACATTCAATTTGAATGGGATATTTTGTTGTCTAAAGAAGATGATTTAATATTTTATTCAAATAGAAACATTAGTAAAATAGTATTAATAATTAAGCTTTTTTTTAAGCGGTTAAAAACGGTGAGAAAAGCAAAAAATTACGATGCAATTTTCATTTTTAGAGAGACATTTGTTGTAGGGGGTGCATTCTTTGAAAGATGGATACATAAACGAAATCCAAATATTATTTTTGATTTTGATGATGCAATATGGCTCAAAAATGTATCAAATCAAAACAAAAAATTTGAGTGGTTAAAAAAACCAGAAAAGACAAATGACATCATTAAAATTTCAAAAGTAATAATTACAGGAAACAGTTATTTATCTCAGTATACTAGAAAAATTAATCCTAAAGTTGTTGTAATTCCGACAACGATTGATACATCGTATCATTTTGTAAGAAATAATAACTGTAAAGATGTAGTTACAATTGGATGGACAGGTTCCTCCACTACCTTGCCTTATTTTGAAGAAATATTGCCAGAATTAGAAAAATTAAAATTAGAGTTTGGTGATAGAATAAACTTTCAAGTTATTGTTGATATTAATAAATATTATTCATCTATAAATACACAAACAACCCCTTGGTCAATAGAAAAAGAGATAGAGGATTTATCTAAAATAGATATAGGTTTAATGCCATTGCCTGATACAGAATGGGCGAAGGGAAAATGTGGCTTTAAAGCATTACAGTATATGAGCTTAGAAATACCTGCTATTGTTTCTGCTGTCGGAGTAAATAAAGAAATTATTAATGATAATGAAAATGGATTTTTAATTTATAATAATGAGTGGATTGATAAAATCAAAATTTTATTAAACAATCCTGAAATAAGAGTTAATATTGGGCGGAGAGCAAGGAAAACAATTGAGCAAGAGTATTCTGTGGAATCAAATAAATTGAAATATTTAAAGATATTTAAAGATATTTAA
- a CDS encoding polysaccharide deacetylase family protein, producing the protein MIYNFLFHRVSPERDVLWDPMDPKLFQKCIRQITNKFEVIRIEDYVLDKSLFQSGKYATIVFDDGYKDNIEFAADILNKYNVKSSFYVVTDCIDNNSLTWTHLLEYLFQQARKIELELPYSFLPSHMRNVKLCNKSEILDFILKFKPFLKTIAHEERSIVLNHITKHFSDIVYPKLMMNWTDIRQLNQSGHYIGSHGLTHNMLGTMKKKTDQVFELSQSATRIYQELGYSPISISYPIGSYNRDTIEAAKLLGYKLGLAVKQTVYNPLIDNDFEIPRIELYNEAWWKTQLRISNKLEHIKKLIRYK; encoded by the coding sequence ATGATATATAATTTTTTATTTCATAGAGTCAGCCCTGAAAGGGATGTATTATGGGACCCGATGGATCCTAAATTATTTCAAAAGTGTATTAGACAAATCACTAATAAGTTTGAAGTGATTAGAATTGAAGACTATGTTCTTGATAAATCGTTATTTCAAAGTGGTAAATATGCGACCATTGTTTTTGATGATGGCTATAAAGACAACATTGAATTTGCTGCAGATATCTTAAATAAGTATAATGTTAAATCATCTTTTTATGTAGTTACAGATTGCATAGATAATAATAGTCTTACATGGACTCATTTGTTAGAATATTTATTCCAACAAGCTAGAAAAATTGAATTAGAGTTACCATACTCATTTCTTCCTTCACACATGAGAAATGTTAAGCTTTGTAATAAATCAGAAATATTAGATTTTATATTAAAATTCAAACCATTCTTAAAAACAATTGCTCATGAAGAAAGAAGCATTGTTCTTAATCATATAACTAAACATTTTTCTGATATAGTATACCCAAAATTGATGATGAATTGGACAGATATTAGACAACTGAATCAATCAGGTCATTATATCGGGTCTCATGGACTAACCCATAATATGCTCGGTACAATGAAGAAAAAAACTGATCAAGTCTTTGAATTATCTCAGTCAGCCACTAGAATTTATCAGGAATTGGGATATTCACCGATATCAATATCTTACCCTATTGGAAGTTATAATAGAGATACAATTGAAGCAGCAAAACTTTTGGGTTATAAATTAGGGCTAGCGGTGAAACAAACAGTGTATAATCCACTTATTGACAATGATTTTGAGATTCCTAGAATAGAACTTTATAATGAGGCTTGGTGGAAAACACAGTTAAGAATATCAAATAAGCTAGAACACATTAAAAAATTAATTCGCTATAAATGA
- a CDS encoding non-canonical purine NTP diphosphatase, whose protein sequence is MLKLVFATNNKNKIKEIKHLIGNSIELLSLEDIGCVEDIPETSDTIQGNAIQKAKYVYDNYGYNCFADDTGLEIDELNGEPGIYSARYAGEQRNSEDNMNKVLEKLNDATNRNAQFKTVIALIINGEISCFEGIVKGEMTRVRSGEEGFGYDPIFKPKGYDITYSEMNLELKNKISHRALATHQLIEHLQKMSSF, encoded by the coding sequence ATGTTAAAACTTGTTTTCGCTACAAATAACAAAAATAAAATTAAAGAAATAAAGCATTTAATAGGTAATTCTATCGAATTATTGAGTTTAGAGGATATTGGATGTGTAGAAGATATTCCTGAAACTTCTGATACCATTCAGGGTAATGCTATTCAAAAGGCAAAATATGTTTATGATAATTATGGATACAATTGTTTTGCCGACGATACAGGACTTGAAATTGATGAATTAAATGGAGAGCCTGGTATTTATTCTGCACGTTATGCTGGTGAGCAAAGAAATTCTGAAGATAATATGAATAAAGTGTTGGAAAAATTGAATGATGCAACCAACAGAAATGCTCAATTTAAAACAGTAATCGCATTAATAATTAATGGAGAGATATCTTGTTTTGAAGGGATTGTTAAAGGTGAAATGACTCGTGTTAGGAGTGGCGAAGAAGGCTTTGGATACGACCCAATTTTTAAACCAAAGGGGTATGATATAACGTATTCAGAAATGAATTTGGAGTTGAAAAATAAAATCAGTCATAGGGCTTTGGCTACACATCAATTAATTGAACATCTGCAAAAGATGAGTTCGTTCTAA